Proteins from a single region of Ischnura elegans chromosome 2, ioIscEleg1.1, whole genome shotgun sequence:
- the LOC124173967 gene encoding uncharacterized protein K02A2.6-like: MSASTSSPSLEISIDQEINALHAETLLQISSASITADIVAEETAKDPELQALLQELKTSRKDSPYTVSGDMLFRSDRAVIPKSLQAQILKELHMSHLGVTKMKQLARRYVYWEGLDKDIERLVKSCEPCAKVRHSPPKAPIHHWNQPDENWERVHIDFAGPFDSQFFLMCVDARSKWAEVRMIHGAPSSAKTIATLEGIFSVHGYPSVMVSDNASIFRSEEFLKYCKERGIFQKFSAPNHPATNGLAERSIQTLKRRLIAAADDPTPLTTKLRDIMFRYRATPLASGRTPAELYLKRRIRTRLDVLLPNCKAFVPTKHTNSRIRSLQLGERVQVKIYAGIHHSWQFGIVLKKLGNCHYIVKLDNGRIIKRHINQLIATLVPKKQVTFSPLFPQHTMGVPSSAGAAGVPPDYQLPPTHQSPLAPSPPQVVRPTPSPSASSLLPHLPRNRQKPTYLKDYVVFK; the protein is encoded by the coding sequence GCCTCAACATCTAGTCCTTCTCTAGAAATCTCTATCGATCAAGAAATCAACGCTTTGCATGCTGAAACCCTGCTACAAATCTCGAGCGCATCAATCACTGCAGATATTGTTGCTGAGGAAACCGCCAAGGATCCAGAGTTGCAAGCGCTTCTACAGGAGCTCAAGACCAGCCGCAAGGATAGCCCGTACACTGTCTCTGGTGACATGTTGTTCCGCTCTGATCGTGCAGTAATTCCGAAGTCACTCCAAGCACAAATTCTTAAAGAGCTTCATATGTCGCATTTGGGAGTCACGAAGATGAAGCAACTTGCCCGGAGATACGTGTACTGGGAAGGGTTAGACAAAGATATAGAACGTCTTGTTAAGAGTTGCGAGCCCTGTGCTAAGGTCCGCCACAGTCCGCCGAAAGCGCCGATTCATCACTGGAATCAGCCTGATGAGAATTGGGAGAGGGTGCATATCGATTTTGCAGGGCCATTTGATAGCCAATTTTTCCTAATGTGTGTGGATGCAAGGTCGAAGTGGGCAGAAGTCCGCATGATCCATGGCGCTCCATCCTCTGCCAAAACAATCGCTACGCTGGAGGGCATCTTTTCAGTACATGGCTACCCTTCCGTAATGGTGTCGGACAATGCAAGCATCTTCAGGAGCGAAGAGTTCCTAAAATACTGCAAAGAGCGTGGAATATTCCAGAAGTTCAGCGCACCTAATCACCCAGCCACAAATGGACTTGCAGAACGCAGCATCCAGACATTGAAGAGGAGACTTATAGCTGCTGCCGATGATCCTACTCCACTAACCACCAAGTTACGGGACATTATGTTCCGCTATAGGGCAACACCTTTGGCCTCAGGTCGGACTCCTGCAGAGCTGTACTTAAAGAGGAGGATCCGCACTCGTCTCGATGTCCTGCTTCCCAACTGCAAAGCTTTTGTCCCAACAAAACATACTAACTCACGAATTCGCAGTCTCCAGTTGGGGGAGAGAGTACAGGTGAAGATTTATGCAGGAATTCATCACAGTTGGCAGTTTGGCATCGTATTAAAGAAGCTCGGCAATTGCCATTACATCGTAAAGTTGGATAACGGTCGAATCATAAAACGTCACATCAATCAGCTGATAGCCACCTTGGTTCCAAAGAAACAAGTCACATTCTCGCCTTTGTTTCCACAGCACACAATGGGTGTGCCATCCTCAGCAGGAGCTGCAGGGGTGCCTCCTGATTATCAATTGCCGCCAACCCACCAATCGCCGCTGGCACCTTCTCCTCCGCAAGTCGTTCGACCAACCCCGTCTCCTTCGGCCAGTAGCCTCCTACCGCACCTTCCCAGGAACCGGCAAAAGCCGACCTATCTTAAAGACTATGTTGTCTTCAAATAA